Proteins encoded by one window of Vibrio panuliri:
- a CDS encoding EAL and HDOD domain-containing protein has translation MKNTYVARQPILNARRQTLGYELLFRDGEHNAYPAHIESNRATYRLIAENFLGIGTNPVIAHSRCFVNFPYQSLVRRLPLALPKEKIVIEVLETCEPTDELYEAIRDIKRHGYLIALDDFVYSAEWERFLPLVHIVKIDISAMGLDKACQFVRQRVADGSKRKYLAERVETEEEFKKTRSAGFHFFQGFFFSKPEMVQQRYVSPEQIVAMELFQEVCKAEVDFNKVERIVAKDVTLSYKLLHFVNGLSDRLEVSISSFKQALIYLGQERLRMFVSLTVASFISNKKPRELFCLSLQRAQFCSLMSSHNPLQKHKEQAFLIGLFSIIDAMFDLSIETLLEQLPLNQAIKLALLERQGPYGILLTIEECYEKGDWNGMQHACELLNIPMDEVMTKLSEAQRWSESIHKLN, from the coding sequence ATGAAGAATACTTATGTAGCGAGACAACCAATCCTCAATGCTCGTAGGCAGACTCTCGGGTATGAACTGCTGTTTCGTGATGGGGAGCATAATGCTTACCCTGCGCATATAGAGTCGAATCGCGCCACCTATCGTTTGATTGCGGAAAACTTTTTGGGCATTGGCACTAACCCGGTCATTGCCCATTCGCGTTGCTTCGTAAACTTCCCATATCAAAGTCTAGTTCGTCGCTTGCCGTTGGCCTTGCCAAAAGAAAAAATCGTTATCGAAGTGCTTGAAACATGCGAGCCAACTGACGAGTTGTACGAAGCGATTCGGGATATTAAGCGTCATGGTTATTTGATCGCATTAGATGACTTTGTCTATAGCGCGGAGTGGGAGCGCTTTTTGCCTTTGGTTCACATCGTTAAAATTGATATTAGCGCGATGGGATTGGATAAGGCGTGCCAGTTTGTTCGTCAGCGTGTCGCAGATGGCAGCAAGCGCAAGTACTTAGCTGAACGAGTTGAGACTGAAGAGGAGTTTAAGAAAACTCGCTCGGCAGGTTTTCACTTTTTCCAAGGTTTTTTCTTTAGCAAACCTGAAATGGTGCAGCAACGTTATGTGAGCCCTGAGCAGATTGTGGCAATGGAGTTGTTTCAGGAAGTGTGCAAGGCGGAAGTCGACTTTAATAAAGTCGAGCGAATTGTGGCGAAAGATGTCACGCTGTCATACAAGTTGCTTCACTTTGTCAATGGTCTTTCTGATCGTCTAGAAGTCTCGATTTCATCATTTAAACAGGCGTTGATTTACCTTGGCCAAGAGCGACTGAGAATGTTTGTTTCTCTAACTGTCGCATCGTTTATTTCAAATAAGAAGCCGCGAGAGTTATTCTGCCTCTCTTTGCAACGCGCGCAATTTTGCTCTTTGATGTCTTCCCACAATCCTCTACAGAAACATAAAGAACAGGCCTTTTTAATCGGGTTATTCTCGATAATTGATGCCATGTTTGACCTCTCTATTGAAACCTTGCTTGAGCAATTGCCACTGAATCAAGCGATAAAACTCGCGTTGTTGGAGCGCCAAGGTCCCTACGGGATTTTACTCACGATTGAAGAGTGCTATGAGAAAGGGGACTGGAATGGCATGC
- a CDS encoding alpha/beta fold hydrolase, producing the protein MTTNSAVNPCSYTQETTFEQVISNEIAEFWAGRKQGYLRTPDKRNLYWISLTSEQHTRSIVVVNGRIESSYKYQELFYDLFRQGYNIYSYDHRGQGCSDRLVKNHDIGYVEEFDDYVEDLAQLVELFDLGRYQKRFLLGHSMGGNIVTRYVQTHPEHPFDAMALSAPMFGVNVAWYLKPIARWIGQILTALHAEPNYAPGQAPYYSKPFEGNLLSQSEIRYQWFRRLYEDKPELQVGGASTRWVWQGLIACKQAILLTRQVKIPLLLLQAGSDKIVANEAQVQFAKKLAKTNANCQLKVIHDARHELFFEQDKYRNQALDITLDFFSSH; encoded by the coding sequence ATGACCACAAACAGCGCAGTCAATCCATGCTCTTATACTCAAGAGACAACCTTTGAGCAAGTCATCAGTAACGAAATTGCTGAGTTCTGGGCTGGTCGTAAACAAGGATATTTGCGCACACCGGACAAGCGGAACCTCTATTGGATCTCACTCACTTCAGAGCAACATACTAGATCAATTGTAGTCGTTAATGGCCGTATTGAATCAAGCTATAAATACCAAGAGCTGTTTTATGACCTGTTCCGTCAGGGATACAACATCTATTCCTATGATCACCGAGGTCAAGGATGCTCTGATCGTCTCGTCAAAAATCACGATATTGGTTATGTCGAAGAGTTTGACGACTACGTAGAAGATCTCGCTCAACTGGTCGAATTATTTGACTTGGGACGATACCAAAAGCGCTTTCTCTTAGGGCACTCTATGGGAGGGAATATTGTCACTCGTTATGTACAAACTCATCCAGAGCACCCTTTTGATGCGATGGCGTTAAGTGCGCCTATGTTTGGTGTTAATGTCGCTTGGTACCTCAAACCCATCGCCCGCTGGATCGGACAGATTTTAACAGCACTGCATGCCGAACCTAATTACGCGCCAGGGCAAGCTCCCTATTACTCAAAGCCATTCGAAGGCAATCTGTTGAGCCAAAGCGAAATTCGTTATCAGTGGTTTCGCCGCCTCTATGAAGATAAACCGGAACTGCAAGTTGGTGGTGCCAGTACGCGTTGGGTTTGGCAAGGACTAATCGCCTGCAAGCAGGCAATACTGCTGACCCGCCAAGTGAAAATCCCCCTATTACTTCTTCAAGCGGGCAGTGACAAGATTGTCGCCAATGAGGCGCAAGTGCAGTTTGCCAAGAAACTCGCAAAAACGAATGCCAACTGTCAGTTAAAGGTCATTCATGACGCTAGACATGAGTTATTTTTCGAACAAGACAAGTATCGCAATCAAGCACTGGATATCACTTTAGACTTCTTTTCATCTCACTAA
- the rhtB gene encoding homoserine/homoserine lactone efflux protein: MDLHVWLAYVVTAIVFSLAPGSGTVNSISNGLSYGTRKSLGAIAGLQIGLACHIVLVGAGIGALVAQSAMAFTVIKWVGAAYLVWLGIQKWRDNTSMSMQRGDDNRSGLALMRSAIVINLTNPKSIVFLVALFPQFINPSQPQLIQFVILGVTTVVIDAIVMLGYTTLASQMGRFIRSENVMGKINKVFGSMFVGCGALLATAKS; encoded by the coding sequence ATGGATTTGCATGTTTGGTTAGCTTATGTGGTAACCGCAATTGTTTTTAGTTTGGCTCCGGGGTCAGGAACCGTCAACTCAATCAGCAATGGTTTAAGTTATGGTACACGTAAATCCTTGGGGGCGATTGCTGGCCTACAAATTGGTTTAGCTTGCCATATTGTTTTGGTTGGTGCTGGTATTGGGGCGTTAGTCGCCCAGTCGGCGATGGCATTTACTGTGATTAAGTGGGTTGGTGCCGCTTATTTGGTGTGGCTGGGTATTCAAAAATGGCGTGATAACACCAGTATGTCGATGCAGCGTGGTGATGACAACCGTTCTGGGCTTGCGTTAATGCGTAGTGCCATTGTTATCAACTTAACCAATCCTAAGTCGATTGTCTTTCTAGTGGCACTTTTCCCTCAATTTATCAATCCAAGCCAACCGCAACTGATCCAGTTTGTGATTTTAGGGGTGACAACTGTGGTGATTGACGCAATTGTGATGTTGGGTTACACGACCTTAGCATCACAAATGGGACGTTTTATTCGTTCTGAGAATGTAATGGGTAAGATCAATAAAGTATTTGGTTCCATGTTTGTTGGCTGTGGGGCATTATTAGCGACAGCAAAGTCGTAA